The DNA region GGCAAATTTTTCAAAGCAGTAAATTCAGAATCAGCTTCTTTCGCCAGTTCATCGGAACTCGCGGATTATCTGAAAGAAAAGAAAATTGATTCCAAAAACGTTCTGCTAAAAGCTTCCCGCGGAATCGCGCTCGAAAAAGTCTTGGATTTTATCAGTTAGAAAGATTCCCAATATTCGTTCAGAATCAGTTTGATATTTTCGAAAGTCGAAGGGAAAACTTCGTCCCTAATCTGCTGTTCGTTTTTCCATGATACCTGCGAAATTCCTTCCTCGGTTTGCGGTTTCGGAACTTCGTCACCTACCGAAGTCATTTTGAACCAGTACGTAGTTTTAAGGATTTTGTCGCCGTTTCGCTCGGTATAGATGTGGAAGGTGTTGTTCAGAAATTTCTCCACCATCAGGTTTTGGAGTCCCGTCTCTTCGCCCACTTCACGGATCGCGGCTTGCTGTTCGGATTCCCCTTTTTCAATTTTTCCTTTCGGCAGATCCCATTTTCCCAACCGGTGGATAAAGAGAACTTCGCCGTTTTTGTTGCTCACAACGCCGCCTGCAGCTTCTACCACTTTAAAAATATGGGTAAAATCTTCCCAGATATCGTCGATGTTTTCACCATACACATTAAGTTCCGGGCAGGAAGTGTTTTCCAGCAGATCCACTGCAATTTCCAAAGTTGCAAATCCCTCGAAACGTAATTTTTTTTCCATTTCTTCCGGGTATTTACTCAATGTTAATTTTTTTTCATTGACAAAAACTTTATACATTTGCAGCACTTTAATTTTACAAAAATATAAAAATGAATTTAGAAGGACGAAAAATCATTGTGAATAAATCAGTAGCGGAACTTGTAGAAATGCTGAATAAACCCGAAGACTACAAAACGCTGATGCCGGAGTCGCTGCAAAGTTTTGAGACCCGCGACAATGGTTTTAAGTTCAGCTTGAAGGGAATGCCGGAAATCGCACTGAAAATCGAGGAGGTTACAGACAGCCAAGTGGTGTTGAAATCCGCAAGCTCAAGTCTGGATTTCGCTTTGCGCGGAACAATGGCTCCGGTTAGTGATTCACAGACCGAAATTCAGCTGCTTTTCGACGGGAACTTCAATCCGTTTATCAAAATGATGGTAGAGAAGCCATTACAGAATTTCATCAATTCCTTGACCGACAATATCGAAAAATTGTAAGAGATTTTCTCAAAAATAACAAATCCCGGAACGATCAAAAGTTTCGGGATTTTTATTTGGGTTAAAGTTAATGGGTATAACTTGCGAACGCCTCTTCCAAACTGTCGTATTTGCCTTTAAATTCATCAATTGGCGAGTCCTGGATAATGTTTCCTTCGTGAATTAAGATCACTCTGGAACAAAGCGCCTCGACTTCCCGCATGATGTGCGTTGAAAGGATCACGGTTTTCTCTTTCCCAATTTCGCGGATCACGTTTCGGATTTCAATAATTTGGTTAGGATCGAGTCCGTTGGTTGGCTCGTCGAGAATCAATAAATCAGGTGAATGTAAAATCGCTTGAGCCAGACCTACACGCTGTTTGTATCCTTTCGAGAGTTGCGAGATTTTCTTGGATTTCTCTGGGGTAATTCCGACCAGCTCGATGACTTCGTCGATTCTCTCTTTCGGTATTTTGTGGATTTCTGCAACAAAGTTAAGATACTCTTTCACATACATATTCTGGTAAAGCGGATTGTTTTCCGGCAGGAAACCGATATTCTTCTTAGCTTCAATTTCGTTTTCCGAAATATTTTTGCCATTAAAGATGATTTCGCCTTCGTCAACTTTGATCACGCCGCATACCGACTTCATCAGGGTAGATTTTCCGGCACCGTTTGGTCCGAGCAGTCCGATAATTTCGTTATTAATAATTTCGATATTGACCTGGTTCAGCGCGGTTTGTTCACCGAATTTCTTAGTCAGATTGATAATTTGGAGGGACATGGTTCTATGGATTGAACTGCAAATGTACATTATTTGAAACAAAAAAAACCCCGCAATTGCGAGGTTTGGTGAGCGCGATAGGATTCGAACCTATGACCGTCTGCTTAGAAGGCAGATGCTCTATCCAGCTGAGCTACGCACCCATAATGGTAAAAAAAAATTCCCGAAGGAATTCTCAAAAAGTCGGGGCGGCAGGATTCGAACCTGCGACCTCCTGGTCCCAAACCAGGCGCGATGACCGGACTACGCTACGCCCCGAAAATTGTCCAAAGGTTGCGGAGGGTGTGGGATTCGAACCCACGCGACCCTTGCGGGTCGACAGTTTAGCAAACTGCTCCGTTAACCACTCCGGCAACCCTCCTTTGCAATTTTTATAAGAACTTCTTTTCTGTAATTGCGAGTGCAAATATAAAACAGTTTTCACTATTAACCAAAACTTTTTACTTAAATTTTTTCGTATTTTTGGGAGATTAAACACAATAACGATCGTACAATGCGTAAATCCTTATATTTCATCGGCTTAAGTTTTTTCATTATTTCCTGCGGATCCCAAAAGCCAGTTCAGGCGACCAACCCAAAAAGTAAAACGACGGTCACTAACGTAAAACCTGCACAGAATCTGACGGAACCAACAAAGCCACCCGTTCAACATATCGGAGAATACGATTTCTTCAAAACCAATATTTCTGATCCAACCAAAAATGACAATACGATAAGCTACGGGTCGATCGTTTCTGCAGCTCCCAGAGGTTACCACGTTGTAAAAACCTTTTTTCCAGCAGTGGCGCAAAATTTTAGACAGCGATATATTATTCTGCA from Chryseobacterium suipulveris includes:
- a CDS encoding SRPBCC domain-containing protein, translating into MNLEGRKIIVNKSVAELVEMLNKPEDYKTLMPESLQSFETRDNGFKFSLKGMPEIALKIEEVTDSQVVLKSASSSLDFALRGTMAPVSDSQTEIQLLFDGNFNPFIKMMVEKPLQNFINSLTDNIEKL
- a CDS encoding NUDIX hydrolase; the protein is MYKVFVNEKKLTLSKYPEEMEKKLRFEGFATLEIAVDLLENTSCPELNVYGENIDDIWEDFTHIFKVVEAAGGVVSNKNGEVLFIHRLGKWDLPKGKIEKGESEQQAAIREVGEETGLQNLMVEKFLNNTFHIYTERNGDKILKTTYWFKMTSVGDEVPKPQTEEGISQVSWKNEQQIRDEVFPSTFENIKLILNEYWESF
- a CDS encoding ABC transporter ATP-binding protein, with protein sequence MSLQIINLTKKFGEQTALNQVNIEIINNEIIGLLGPNGAGKSTLMKSVCGVIKVDEGEIIFNGKNISENEIEAKKNIGFLPENNPLYQNMYVKEYLNFVAEIHKIPKERIDEVIELVGITPEKSKKISQLSKGYKQRVGLAQAILHSPDLLILDEPTNGLDPNQIIEIRNVIREIGKEKTVILSTHIMREVEALCSRVILIHEGNIIQDSPIDEFKGKYDSLEEAFASYTH